A stretch of Longimicrobiaceae bacterium DNA encodes these proteins:
- a CDS encoding DUF2059 domain-containing protein, protein MKRILLPLLLLAAPAAMQAQTAPAAGPPSTATAGQMAAAEDLLVAMNAEDTYYKSLDAGMMPRIATLPALAAHSDSIRAYVHRMVPWGELKPDFLRMYTEMFTEAELRQLAAFYRTPVGGKMIRLTPQMATRSMSLSEQRLSARMPEFMDYIRSLMGEGPASPPAPPTKP, encoded by the coding sequence ATGAAGCGCATCCTCCTTCCCCTGCTGCTCCTGGCCGCTCCGGCGGCGATGCAGGCACAGACGGCCCCGGCCGCCGGGCCGCCCTCCACCGCCACGGCCGGGCAGATGGCCGCCGCCGAGGACCTGCTGGTGGCGATGAACGCCGAGGACACGTACTACAAGTCGTTGGACGCGGGCATGATGCCCCGCATCGCGACGCTGCCGGCGCTGGCCGCGCACTCCGACTCGATTCGCGCGTACGTGCACCGGATGGTGCCGTGGGGCGAGCTGAAGCCGGACTTCCTGCGCATGTACACGGAGATGTTCACCGAGGCCGAGCTGCGGCAGCTCGCGGCGTTCTACCGCACCCCCGTGGGCGGCAAGATGATCCGGCTCACGCCGCAGATGGCCACGCGCTCCATGTCCCTGAGCGAGCAGCGGCTGAGCGCGCGCATGCCGGAGTTCATGGACTACATCCGCTCGTTGATGGGCGAGGGGCCCGCTTCGCCGCCCGCGCCTCCGACGAAGCCGTAG